In Chryseobacterium lactis, a single genomic region encodes these proteins:
- a CDS encoding reverse transcriptase domain-containing protein gives MRNPEKVLNSLIRHSGNTDYKFERLYKVLFNEEMYFIAYQKIYSKVGNMTAGVDGKTIDGMSISRIERLIASLRNETYQPNPSKRTYIPKKNGKKRPLGIPSFDDKLVQEVIRMILEAIYEGSFEHTSHGFRPNRSCHTALLSVQQSFTAVRWFIEGDIKGFFDNINHEILIGILKERIVDGRFIRLIRKFLNAGYIEDWVYHKTYSGTPQGGIVSPILANIYLDKLDKYVKDYIKDFDKGKRTTATRQYRLHEQRRYRLAKELKCETDETVREQMIKYIKESRQERDKYPAYDKMDGSFRKLKYVRYADDFLIGVIGSKEDCKKIKEDIKVYLDEKLKLELSDEKTLVTNAKKPAKFLGFDVSVRNSDESKRDKHGRTVRCFGDKVVLRVTADVMKKKLLRYNAMKLVNEKGTEVWKPRSRYYMKDLDDLEIISQYNAEIRGFYNYYSIANNSSFVQSLSYILEYSMYKTYALKYQTSISQEKTKRCINGVFSIPYKDRKGDIMYRRFYKEGFKRQKAARGAYVDSLPVTVTITGGRNSLITRSQNQKCELCGANEKLEMHHIRKLKDLKGKQDWEKRMSARRRKTLAVCSKCHDKIHAGKLD, from the coding sequence ATGAGAAATCCAGAAAAAGTATTGAACAGTCTAATAAGGCACAGCGGAAACACGGACTATAAGTTCGAAAGGCTGTACAAGGTTCTGTTCAATGAAGAGATGTACTTTATCGCCTATCAGAAAATCTACAGTAAAGTAGGCAATATGACGGCAGGAGTTGATGGAAAGACCATCGACGGAATGAGTATATCCCGCATTGAAAGGCTGATTGCATCGTTGCGAAACGAGACCTATCAGCCAAACCCATCCAAGAGGACATACATTCCGAAAAAGAACGGGAAGAAACGTCCGCTTGGTATACCATCTTTTGATGACAAATTAGTGCAGGAGGTTATCAGAATGATATTGGAAGCAATTTATGAGGGTAGCTTTGAGCATACTTCACATGGGTTCCGACCCAATAGAAGCTGTCACACAGCCCTATTAAGCGTCCAACAGTCATTCACTGCTGTACGGTGGTTCATCGAGGGCGATATAAAAGGCTTCTTCGACAATATCAATCACGAAATATTGATTGGTATCCTAAAGGAGCGTATCGTTGACGGCAGGTTCATTCGGTTGATACGAAAGTTCCTCAATGCAGGGTATATTGAAGATTGGGTGTACCACAAAACATACAGTGGCACACCGCAAGGTGGGATTGTAAGCCCCATCCTTGCCAACATTTACCTTGATAAACTCGATAAATATGTCAAGGATTATATCAAGGACTTCGATAAGGGTAAAAGAACTACGGCAACACGCCAGTACAGGCTACACGAACAGAGACGATACCGCTTGGCCAAGGAACTCAAATGTGAGACAGACGAAACTGTCAGAGAGCAGATGATTAAGTACATCAAAGAGTCGAGACAGGAAAGAGACAAATATCCAGCTTATGACAAGATGGATGGCAGTTTCAGAAAGTTAAAATACGTTAGGTATGCGGACGATTTTCTTATCGGGGTCATAGGTAGCAAAGAAGACTGCAAAAAGATAAAGGAAGACATCAAGGTTTACCTTGATGAAAAACTGAAACTTGAACTGTCTGATGAAAAAACTTTGGTGACTAATGCTAAGAAACCAGCCAAATTCTTAGGCTTTGATGTCTCCGTGCGAAACTCCGATGAATCCAAGAGAGATAAGCACGGTAGAACCGTAAGATGTTTCGGAGATAAGGTTGTACTCCGTGTCACAGCAGACGTGATGAAGAAAAAGCTACTGAGATATAATGCCATGAAACTGGTAAATGAAAAAGGCACAGAAGTTTGGAAACCACGCTCACGCTATTACATGAAAGACTTGGATGACTTAGAAATCATCAGTCAGTACAACGCTGAAATACGGGGCTTTTACAATTATTACTCAATTGCCAACAACAGCTCGTTTGTCCAGTCATTATCTTACATCTTGGAGTACAGTATGTACAAAACGTATGCACTTAAATACCAAACTTCAATCAGTCAGGAAAAGACTAAAAGATGTATCAACGGAGTGTTTTCCATTCCCTACAAAGACAGGAAAGGAGATATAATGTACAGACGCTTTTACAAAGAGGGTTTCAAACGCCAAAAAGCTGCCCGTGGTGCTTACGTGGATAGTTTACCCGTCACGGTTACCATTACAGGGGGAAGAAACAGCCTTATAACAAGGTCGCAAAACCAGAAATGCGAATTATGCGGTGCCAACGAGAAATTGGAAATGCACCATATACGCAAATTGAAAGACCTGAAAGGTAAGCAAGACTGGGAAAAACGAATGAGTGCAAGGAGAAGAAAAACCTTGGCAGTATGCTCAAAATGCCACGATAAGATACACGCAGGCAAGTTAGACTGA